The genomic window GTAGTAATCCAGACGATCGCCAAGGCCAACCTTCTCCAGCATCTGCTGCGCCAGCGCCCGGCATTCGGCGGCGCTTTTCTTCAGCACCCGACGCGGGGCAAGCATCACGTTTTCCAGCGCCGTCATGTGCGGGAACAGATTAAAGCTCTGGAACACCATCCCGACCGAGCGGCTGATTTCGCGCGCCTGGGAGTCCCGGTCGGTAATGGTCATGCCGCCAAGCTTGATGCTGCCGTCCTGGTAGCCTTCCAGGCCGTTAATGCAGCGCAGCAGCGTGCTTTTGCCCGATCCGCGGCGCCCGATGATGGAGATCACCTGGCCCATGTCGATATCCAGATCGACACCCTTGAGCACGTGGTTATCGCCGTAGTACTTCTGCACCTGATTAATGGTGATAAGAGGCATTGAATTTCGTCTCCAGATAGCGGCTGTAGCGCGACAGCGGATAACACAGAATAAAGTAGCCCAGCGCCACCAGCGCAAAGACCTTAAACGGCTGATACGTCA from Oceanidesulfovibrio indonesiensis includes these protein-coding regions:
- a CDS encoding ATP-binding cassette domain-containing protein gives rise to the protein MPLITINQVQKYYGDNHVLKGVDLDIDMGQVISIIGRRGSGKSTLLRCINGLEGYQDGSIKLGGMTITDRDSQAREISRSVGMVFQSFNLFPHMTALENVMLAPRRVLKKSAAECRALAQQMLEKVGLGDRLDYY